TATTGTGATTAACTCGCTAACGATGACGAACCAAATACTACAAAATGGCGTTTTCAATATCAACTGCTATGTGCCTAAAAAGTCTGTAACGGTAGGTGGTATCACGCAACTGCATAAGGACAACAAGCGTCTAAAGGAAATAGCGGATAAGGTCTATGCCATTTTAAACGATGTTTGGGAAAACGATTATAACCTTGATGTAGAAACACATCAGGACTTTGAAGAACAAAACGAAAATTATTACAATTTCAGGGTACAGCTTAATGCCTACCCTACTTTTAACTAAAAAAATAACCATTAAAACTAAATTATTATGTCAAATAAAGTAAACATTGGACTTGCCAGTATTAAAATTGGCGAAATTGCATCAGATGGAGGAATGGGAACTTCTCTTGAACAGATAGGTGTAACCAATCAAGGCTCCTGCAAAATCAACTTTGAAGATGCCGAGAAGAAAGAGTTTTTCGTAGAGGAATACGACGACCCTTTTCACGTAGAATACACGCAAGGTAAAATAAATATCCAATATCAAATTGCCAATCCCGATATTGATACCATTGTGAAAGTATTTGGAGGCTCTAAGTCTGGGTCGGGTCCATCAGAAGTGTACAAAGCACCTAATCAATCTGTAACCATTGAACGTTCTATGGAAATCACTCCCAAAAAAGGATTAGGGTTTAAGTTTCCAAGAGTGTCTATTACGGCAAAATTTACCCCAGATATTGGAAAAGAAAACTTGTTAATGTTAGATATTACGGCTTCCGTTCTAAGACCAACGAAAGACGGAGAACCAAGATTCTCTATGTTTAAAGTCGCATAACTTCTATTTTTCTATTTTTTAATTGTTGAAATACCTATCTGCATTTGTGGGTAGGTATTTTTTCTAAAAGCAAAACACAATGACAACAACAGAACAAATACAAGCAGAAAAAAAGGAACTCGACCTACTCACGGGAAAAGGGTTTGAAATAGAGGTAACTTCCTTTTTTGGAAAAAAAAGAAAATTCCAAGCCAAAAAAATGGCTTTGGGACGTATGCTTAGGCTATCTAAGATATTTATCACTATGGAGCTTAACGATGAGGCGTTAAACTCAAAAGATTTTCAAGAACAACTGTCCGCTCAATACCAAGCAGTATTACAAAACGCTCGTAAAGTAGCCAAAGTGATAGCAGTTTGCGTTACGGATAACAAACTTCTCTCCTGGTGGATACAACGACAAGTATTAAAATCTTATACTTCAAAAGAAATACTGAATTTCGCCCAAACATTACTAAAAGAGGCTGACTATGCAAATTTTATACTCTCTATCGCATTGTTAAACGGAAATCGTCCAACCAAAGCGAATCCGATAGAGAAATAAAATCTATATACGGCGTTATGGGGCAAATATGCCACCATTTCGGCTGGACTTTAGATTATTTGCTTTGGGAAGTAGATTGGCGTATCGTACAGCGAATGCTTATAGATGCTCCTAACTACGACGATGATAAGAAAGAGAAAGAAATTGACCTTACCGAACAAACGCCAGAAGATTTAGAAAAAATGTTAGAGAAGTATCGGTAAACAAAAAAGGCTTTAAGTTTGTTGCGAAACTTAAAGCCAAATCTGTTATTCTGAAACAAGGGAACTTAGTCCCCCTTACTCACAAAAGCAAATTTAGTAATATTTTTTAATATTCTGCTTTGTGAATTGTTAAAAAATAAAAGTACCCTTAATGGGTGCTTTTCTATATCAGGCACTTTGTAAGCGTTTAGATAAAGCCTCGTGTATAAATAAACGCCCTTTTTCAGTCCATACCGTCTGCATACTGGTTTGGGTTGCTCCTTTAGTATCGGTATAGGTATGCGTTTTAGTTTTCGTATAGCCTTTATTTTGATATTTGTGGTAGAGTAGCCAAGTGCCACCTTGCCGATACTGAACTTTTAAATCTTGTAACTTTTTGTTAAGCGTAATGGCACTCATACCTAACTCTTTTGCTATTTGATTGGTATTATAAGTGCTTTCGCTTTGCAATACTTCTTCATAATAAGCCACTTTCGGGGCTTGTTTTTTGAGTTCTGCCTGTTGCAATTCTATACGCTCTGCTTGTTGGGCGGCTAATTTCAATGCTTCTGCAAAGGTCTGTGGTAAAGCGTAAGCCCCTGTGCGGAGTTTCTTCTCGCACTCTATAAAGTAACGCCTCGCTTGTTTGCCTTTTTCGTTACCCTCCACCATTGCCAACTCTTTCGCTGTATCAATACTTAAAACATATTCGTGCTTCCAAGTTCCACGCTCCACAAATTTATGGAGCGTAAAATCTTGCTCTTCTATAAATCCGTATTTCTCAATCCTGTTTTTTATCCAAGTTGAAAAGTCTTGTTTACTTTCTAAAAAAGAATGCAACTCTCTTGCCGAAACTGCTTGCTGTCCGTTCTGTTCTGTAATTTTGATTAACGCTTTCATAGTTAGGCAGATTTAGTGTTAAGCAAAATATCATCTGTCAACAATTCTACATCTTCAAAAAAATCTTTAGGTAATCGGTTGTGCATCGCCCAAAGCAAAGAGGCTAAGTTGGCTACTCTTTGTTCAGCATTTTGGTAATACCCTTTGTGAATTTCGCCTGTAAGCATATCTATTTGCTCTGTAACTATGTAAAATAGATTGTCTTGGTCTACACCAAAACAAGAGTTAAACTCGGATAGGCGTTTCGCTCTATCAATGGTTTCTTGGTTTTGCACCTCGCTACTGTTGTTTGCGGTTGGTGCGGTTGTTTCTTGGATTAACATAATTTTGTATAAATTAAAAAATCGTCAGAGTGGGTGCTGTTAATCCAAGTGCTTACGCAATTAGTGTATAGTATTACTACTACACGACACCTTCTGACGATTTAGGTTATAATATCGTTAAATATCTTACCACTTTATACAAGTGTGGCACTTGGATTAACACTGCAAATATACGACTATTTTTTTACTGTGCAAATTTTTTAGTTATTTTTGTGTAAATATTTGTAGTTTTATTTTTTTTGTATATTTGCAGTAGAAAAGTCTTTAGTATCTCGAAGTTCTGCGTACTACGCAGAGGGTTTTTTAGAGGTGTTTTGGGCTTTTCTTTTTTTATTCGTCTTCATCATTTGTTCCGTATGATGCATTTTTAGGTATAAATAACCAGTGTCTATAGGGGTGTAAGAATCTGTTTAAAAGGTCTCCATCTGTACCAGTAGTAATACCAATATTGAAATTAGGGCGTATTTCTCTTATTTTTTTATTGATATGTTTGTATAGTTTTTCTTTTGCGATAGTTCTTTTGCCTCTTCTGCGAGAGCCTACTGGTTTCTCCTTGTGCATATCATTTAATCTAAAGGCTATTGCTCCCAAAACAACATCTAAACATTGCATTAAAAGGTGTTTTTTAGAATCTACTTCGTATATAGCCTCCTTTTTTATGTTAATTTTTGAACTAATGAAATTAGGTAAAAACTGTATACCATACACGAATTTTTTAAAGTCTTCGTTCTTCTGTTTTTTATCAGGGAGTTCATCAAAAAAAATCTCTAAATCTATTGGAATATCTGAATTTATATATGATAACCCAAAAGCGTGTTTTAGAAACTGATAATAGAGTAAATGATATTCTTTTTTATGGTATTCACGAGGTAAATCCTGTGTTAAGAAGCGATTGTCCGTAAACATAATTCTTACCTTTATTGTGTTGTTTTTTATCAGTTCAAAAAAGACATTCATCATTTGAACATAACTTTGCAAACCGTATGTGTTTACAGAACTCCATTTTAGCTCAGAGTTTTCTATATTTAAATCTCGCAGACTACTTAATAACAGATTATTTGCTTTTTCAAAATCATTTTTATCAATCAGCAATCCACCATAGAAGTTAGAATAATATTTTCCTTTTTTAATAGATTCATCACAAAATATGTAAAATCCAGCCATTCAAAATAAGTTTTAGAAATCACAAATATAAAAAATAAACTGCTTGACATAGTTTAAAAAACAATTTTCCTCACCCTACAAAAACACAAAACCCATTGTTTTTCAATGGGTTTGTTTTTAAGGTTTACTACTTTACCAATTTGAACTCAATTTTATCCGATGGATTTTTAGGATTAAATAGTTCTACTTGAGCATTGTTTCCTTCTATGCTTAGAATTCTAATATAAGTTGGGTCGTAGGCGTTGGACTTTGTTACAACTAAATCTTTACCATCATAAGTATACGTCCCTGAATCTTTAACTCCTAAATAATTAGTGGTATATGTTCCGTCAGCGTTGAGATTAATGTAGTATTTTAGAATACTCATACTTTTCCACACTCCATCAGATTTGTATTCGGAAAAACTCCAATTCCCAGTAACATTATAACGGTTAGAAGCTACCGTTGTACTATCATCATCTCTTGAGCAAGATGTAAAAGTTCCTAATGTTGCCAAGGACAAGGCAAAAAATAATAACGCTTTTTTCATAGTTTTAAATTTTAAATTAGTTATGTCGCAAAGATATAAAAAGCAGATTATACTAAAACACCTCCGCTTTGATTTTAAAAGCGTGTTTTAAAATCAAAAACTTAATTTTTCCGCATAACATACTGATTTTGCTATTTTAACACTCGTCTACTTAAAGTATTTTTGTAAGTAAACTAATAACTTACAATGAATACCAATAACGGAGGATTATTTTTTGGAGCAGCAATAGATATGACCCAATGGCGTAAAGACCTAAGGGAGATACAAGCAGATATTTTAGGTCTTAATCAAAAAACGCAGGAACAAACTCGCCAAATGGATACTTCATTTAAAAATTTATCTATTAGTATTGCGAGTTATTTTTCTGGACAAGCGTTAATGGGCTTTACTCGTGAACTTATCAATGTTAGAGGCGAGTTCCAAAAGACAGAAATTGCCTTTTCCACAATGCTCAAAAGCAAGGAAAAGGCGAGTCAGCTAATGGGGCAAATGGTGGATTTAGCCGCCAAAACGCCTTTCGGTCTTAACGATGTTACAGAGGGGGCAAAAAGGTTACTAGCATTTCAAGTTCCTGCCGAACAGGTAACAGAAACCCTTACAAGAATGGGGAACATTGCTGCTGGTCTAGGAGTTCCTATGGGGCAACTTATTCACGTGTATGGGCAAGTAAAGGCACAAGGCAAAATGATGACCAATGACCTGTATCAGTTTATGAATGCAGGTATCCCTATTCTTTCTGAATTAGGTAAAGTGTTAGGTAAAAGCGAAGCAGAGATTAAAGATATGGTTTCTGCTGGGAAAATAGGTTTTCCAGAGGTTCAAGCGGTAATAAAGAATATGACCGATGAGGGGGGATTATTCTTTAATCTAATGGAGGAGCAATCCAAAACCTTATCTGGAAAAGTAGCTAATTTGGAAGATGCTTTTGACCAAATGCTGAATAAGATTGGCGAAGGTAGTGAGGGGCTTTTGAATAGCGGTATTGAAGGAGCAACCTATTTGGTGGAGCATTACGAGGAAGTCGGTTCGGTTATACTAGGGCTAATCGCTACCTATGGCTCATACAAGGCGGGACTTATTCTCATTGCACAAATGGAGCGTATCTATGCGATGGCGAAGGTTCAGCAGTCTTTAGCTATTATGGCTGGAGAAACAGGAATAACAACAGCTAGAGCTTTGCAGATAGTGGTTACTATGCAGCTACAGAGAGCTCAAGCAATGCTTAATGCTACAATGTTGGCTAATCCTTATGTTTTGGTGGGGGCCGCTATTATAGGTCTAATAGCGACGCTTTGGTCTTTATCCGATTCAACAGATGCCGCTACAAGAGCGCAAGAGAAGCTGAACGAAGAGCAAAAAAAGGAAAAAGAAATTTCCGATGAAAAGAAAAGGAGAACTCACGACCTTATAGATGTTATCCGAGATAAAACACAAGCTATATTAGAGCAAGTAAAGGCGTTACAGCAACTTAAAGCTGAATACCCAGAGCTATTTGCTAATATGACACTGGAGGAAATTCAGAACGCAAATATAGAAGACTTGCAAAAAAGAATTAATAATGCGGAAAGCCAAAGGCAACAGAAGGCTAATAAAGAGAAAATACAATCTCTTGACGAGGAGATAAAGAAGTATGAAAGGCTTTATGATTCCATAGTCAGCTCAGGAAGGGCAAGCTATTCAGCATTAAAAACTTATTTAGATAAGATTGATGAACTAAAGGCACAAAAAGACCAACTAATACAACAAACGCAAGAGGAAGAGGAAGCGTTGTGGAGGCAAAATACACCTTTAGAGGAACAAAAAAAATATTGGGAGGGGGTTCTTGAAGAAGCCAAAAAGCAAAAGGAGGAGCTTGAAAAACATGAAACACCAATAGTTAACAACACCAAGAACATAGGAGGAATGCAAACCCCTTTGAGTACGGTAAGTTCTATGCTTCAAAAAATGTCTTTTCAATGGATTTCTATAAATGGGCTTTTATCTAAGGCTACTGATGAACTAAAAAAAATAGAAAATCTACAATCAAAAGATAAGCCTAAAGATAAATCTCTTTTTACCTATGAGGATTGGGAAACGCAGAAGAATAACGCAGAGAAAAACAGAAAAGAATACGCTCCAAATTCAAAAGAATGGCTACAAGCTAAGAAGGACTATGACGAAGCTACAAAAGCACTAAAAAAGTGGTCTTTTGAACAAGACAAAGGGAAAACAACCTATTCAAAAGGTCAGGTAGGCTGGTTAGACCAAGAAATAAATAGACTTAACGAACTCATCAAAAAGTCAAGGGAAGGTTCTATCCAATATAGGAAGTTGGTTGCGGAAAGAAAAAAACTAGAAGAAAGAAGGGATAGGCTGAATGGGAAATATGACAATGCTCCAATTAAGGGCTCTTTAGGGTATTTAGAAAAGGAATTATCAGACATTAGGGAAAAAATAAAAAACAAAACTAATGTAAACGACGAAAAACACCTAAAGGAGCTTTACGACAAAGAAAAAGAGCTAGTAGATAAGATAGAAAAGTATAAAGAAAAGTATAAGACAAAAAATGTAGAAGAAGAACTATCAGAACTCAAAAGACGAATCAATCTTAGGGATAAGTATTTACAATTAGGAATTAACAGACCCGAACTCATCAATGAGGATACGGTAAATAATCTATTTCCTGACCTAAAGGACAAATCTTATGTCCAAGTCTTAGAAGAAAAAAGAAAGGCTTATCTAGGGCTAATAGAAGCTCAAAAAGCGACAGAACAAACCACTAAAGATTTAATCTTCATTGAAAATGAATTGAAAAACGCTAATGGTACAGAAACCTTTATGCAAGGTGTTAATGATAGAATTTCAGAACTTAAAGAAAGGTACAAAGGTGCGGAGCTTATAGATAAACTTAAAAAAGATAAAAGTTTACAACTAGGTGGCACAGAGGAAGATAATTTAGAGAGAAACAGAGCCTATGCTTCGGCTTTAAAGGAAGCCCAAAAGGACTACGACAAGTTTTACAGAGACCTTTTAGAGCAACAAAAAAGCTATGAAGAAAAAAGCCTTGAGTTGCAAAAAGAATACACAGCCCTCAAAGCCACAGAAAGATACAAAAATGCAAGTGAAGAAGAGCAGAAAAAGATAGACAAGCATTATAAGAAAGAGCAATCCAAGCTAGATATGGACGCTTTTAAAGAATCTGGCGATTGGGCGTTGGCTTTTTCAGATTTAGAGTACATGAGCCAAACCACCATTGAAAGGGTTATCAAGAATTTTGAAGATTTTAAGAGGGCAAAAGAGCAGAACCTAGAGCCTACGGAGTTAAGAGAGCTTAATGACACTCTGAATAAACTAAGAGCAAGAGCGGGTAATAATCCATTTACAGGCATTATATCTGGAGTTAAAGGCTATGTACAAGCCAATAAAAATGCAAAAAACGCCCAAGATGAATATAATGCCACCGTTGAAAAGTTTGGTAAAAATAGTCCCCAAGCCCAAGAGGCTTACAGGAAGATGACCGATGCCGAACAAGAGGCAATAAAAGCTAAGCAGTTGCTTAATGCACAGTTGCAAAAAGGACAGGATATATTCAATGCTACTATGCAAGGGGTAACAGATTTAGCAGATGCATTTGGTGGAATGGACGATGCTACAAAAGATGCTGTTGAGGACATTATGGCGGTAGGTAATGCGGCTTTTGATTTGGCAAAAAGTATTTCGTCTGGAAATATCGCTGGAATGATAAGTGCGGGATTGAAGTTGATAGGTTCCATTTTTAAAGCTCTAAACGGCGATAAGAGAAGAGAAAGGGAGGTAAGGCGCCAAGAACAAGCCATAAGAAAGCTAAAAGACGCGTATGATGAGTTATCACACGCTCTTGATAAGGCTTTCGGATCTCAAAAGCAAAAGGGGCAGCGGGAGCTAATCCAAAACTTGAGGCAACAGCAGCAGGCGATACAAAACGCTAAGAATGCGGAAAGTCAGAAAAAGAAAAAAGACCAGGGAAAGATTGACGAGTACAACGCCCAGTATAAGGCGACAGAACGAGCGATTAAAGACCTTGAAGAAAGCATTATAAAGGATGTTCTTCAAACCGATATTCCCGAAATGGCTGCCAAAATTGGAGATGTGTTGGAGGATTCTTTTTTGCGGGGGAAGGATGGTTTGAAAGATTTGGATAAGGCGTTCAACAATATGTTGAGGGGGATAGCGAGGCATCAGTTGGATTTGTTTCTTCAAGATGAGATGAAGGGATTTTATGAAAAGGCAAGGAGTTACGCCGGGTTTGATGAAAAAGGCAATGGAAGTTTTGATGGGTTTCAGGATTGGGAGATAGAAAGCCTTAAAAGTATGTGGCAATCCATATCTGAGAATGGGCGGAAATTTTTGGAAGGGATGTCGAATGTTTATGAGGGATTCCAAGAACTTGAAGACCCGGACTCCTTGGCGGGAGCAATGAGGGGAATGAGTGAGGAAACCGCAGGGATACTCGCAGGGCAATTTAATGCAATCCGTATTCACGTTGCAGAAATACAGAAAAATCAAGGCTTTGGGTTAGACATTGCGAAATCTTCGCTAATGAACTTAACGAAAATAGAGGAAAACACCCGAAACCTTTATCAAATGAGAAAAGACCTCGCAGAAATGAACTCTAAAATAAAATCTAACGACACTAGAGGACTAGGATTATGAT
This Riemerella anatipestifer DNA region includes the following protein-coding sequences:
- a CDS encoding tape measure protein, which produces MNTNNGGLFFGAAIDMTQWRKDLREIQADILGLNQKTQEQTRQMDTSFKNLSISIASYFSGQALMGFTRELINVRGEFQKTEIAFSTMLKSKEKASQLMGQMVDLAAKTPFGLNDVTEGAKRLLAFQVPAEQVTETLTRMGNIAAGLGVPMGQLIHVYGQVKAQGKMMTNDLYQFMNAGIPILSELGKVLGKSEAEIKDMVSAGKIGFPEVQAVIKNMTDEGGLFFNLMEEQSKTLSGKVANLEDAFDQMLNKIGEGSEGLLNSGIEGATYLVEHYEEVGSVILGLIATYGSYKAGLILIAQMERIYAMAKVQQSLAIMAGETGITTARALQIVVTMQLQRAQAMLNATMLANPYVLVGAAIIGLIATLWSLSDSTDAATRAQEKLNEEQKKEKEISDEKKRRTHDLIDVIRDKTQAILEQVKALQQLKAEYPELFANMTLEEIQNANIEDLQKRINNAESQRQQKANKEKIQSLDEEIKKYERLYDSIVSSGRASYSALKTYLDKIDELKAQKDQLIQQTQEEEEALWRQNTPLEEQKKYWEGVLEEAKKQKEELEKHETPIVNNTKNIGGMQTPLSTVSSMLQKMSFQWISINGLLSKATDELKKIENLQSKDKPKDKSLFTYEDWETQKNNAEKNRKEYAPNSKEWLQAKKDYDEATKALKKWSFEQDKGKTTYSKGQVGWLDQEINRLNELIKKSREGSIQYRKLVAERKKLEERRDRLNGKYDNAPIKGSLGYLEKELSDIREKIKNKTNVNDEKHLKELYDKEKELVDKIEKYKEKYKTKNVEEELSELKRRINLRDKYLQLGINRPELINEDTVNNLFPDLKDKSYVQVLEEKRKAYLGLIEAQKATEQTTKDLIFIENELKNANGTETFMQGVNDRISELKERYKGAELIDKLKKDKSLQLGGTEEDNLERNRAYASALKEAQKDYDKFYRDLLEQQKSYEEKSLELQKEYTALKATERYKNASEEEQKKIDKHYKKEQSKLDMDAFKESGDWALAFSDLEYMSQTTIERVIKNFEDFKRAKEQNLEPTELRELNDTLNKLRARAGNNPFTGIISGVKGYVQANKNAKNAQDEYNATVEKFGKNSPQAQEAYRKMTDAEQEAIKAKQLLNAQLQKGQDIFNATMQGVTDLADAFGGMDDATKDAVEDIMAVGNAAFDLAKSISSGNIAGMISAGLKLIGSIFKALNGDKRREREVRRQEQAIRKLKDAYDELSHALDKAFGSQKQKGQRELIQNLRQQQQAIQNAKNAESQKKKKDQGKIDEYNAQYKATERAIKDLEESIIKDVLQTDIPEMAAKIGDVLEDSFLRGKDGLKDLDKAFNNMLRGIARHQLDLFLQDEMKGFYEKARSYAGFDEKGNGSFDGFQDWEIESLKSMWQSISENGRKFLEGMSNVYEGFQELEDPDSLAGAMRGMSEETAGILAGQFNAIRIHVAEIQKNQGFGLDIAKSSLMNLTKIEENTRNLYQMRKDLAEMNSKIKSNDTRGLGL
- a CDS encoding DUF3800 domain-containing protein is translated as MAGFYIFCDESIKKGKYYSNFYGGLLIDKNDFEKANNLLLSSLRDLNIENSELKWSSVNTYGLQSYVQMMNVFFELIKNNTIKVRIMFTDNRFLTQDLPREYHKKEYHLLYYQFLKHAFGLSYINSDIPIDLEIFFDELPDKKQKNEDFKKFVYGIQFLPNFISSKINIKKEAIYEVDSKKHLLMQCLDVVLGAIAFRLNDMHKEKPVGSRRRGKRTIAKEKLYKHINKKIREIRPNFNIGITTGTDGDLLNRFLHPYRHWLFIPKNASYGTNDEDE
- a CDS encoding phage antirepressor KilAC domain-containing protein; the encoded protein is MKALIKITEQNGQQAVSARELHSFLESKQDFSTWIKNRIEKYGFIEEQDFTLHKFVERGTWKHEYVLSIDTAKELAMVEGNEKGKQARRYFIECEKKLRTGAYALPQTFAEALKLAAQQAERIELQQAELKKQAPKVAYYEEVLQSESTYNTNQIAKELGMSAITLNKKLQDLKVQYRQGGTWLLYHKYQNKGYTKTKTHTYTDTKGATQTSMQTVWTEKGRLFIHEALSKRLQSA